Proteins from a genomic interval of Taeniopygia guttata chromosome 35, bTaeGut7.mat, whole genome shotgun sequence:
- the LOC140681367 gene encoding uncharacterized protein → MAGPGLAVLVLPGMAGLGQAVLVLPGMAGLGLAVLVLPGVAGLGLAVLVLPGMAGLGLATRRRFPTQQRWGILIFPLAAKLEDYTWCPDHPWSVSSASATLGVTVCGDIPLKKDEDLVRYRLLSWQQVCRGFTSLLSSEELSEEKTLPGVGLPDPCLILIPFAPSLPHPRDRRIPHNPTALQQIPDSSLGRSGNLPVTCCNLFSPWCPELKRSLYALFSQFGHVVDIVALKTMKMRGQAFVIFKELGSSTNALRQLQGFPFYGKPMHIQYAKTDSDIISEMRGTFADKEKRKEKKKAKTLEQSANAPNKKVIQGATQNSASAPRTTPQNQVPDNPPNYILFLNNLPEETNEMMLSMLFNQFPGFKEVRLVPGRQDIAFVEFENENQAGAARDALQGFKIRPSHAMKITYAKK, encoded by the exons ATGGCAGGGCCCGGCCTGGCCGTGCTCGTGCTTCCAGGCATGGCAGGGCTCGGCCAGGCCGTGCTGGTGCTTCCAGGCATGGCGGGACTCGGCCTGGCTGTGCTCGTGCTTCCAGGCGTGGCGGGGCTCGGCCTGGCTGTGCTCGTGCTTCCAGGCATGGCGGGGCTCGGCCTGGCCACGCGTCGCAGGTTCCCCACTCAGCAGCGCTGGGGAATATTAATTTTTCCCCTGGCCGCCAAGCTG GAAGATTACACCTGGTGCCCAGACCATCCATGGAGCGTGTCCAGTGCCAGCGCTACCCTAGGGGTCACGGTCTGTGGGGACATCCCCCTCAAGAAGGACGAGGACCTCGTGCGGTATCGGCtcctctcctggcagcaggTCTGCAGAG GATTCACCAGCTTGCTCAGTTCCGAGGAGCTCTCAGAGGAGAAAACGCTGCCTGGTGTGGGGCTGCCTGATCCCTGTCTCATCTTGATTCCATttgccccctccctgccccatccaAGAGACCGAAGGATCCCCCACAACCCCACGGCCCTGCAGCAGATCCCG GACAGCAGTCTTGGTAGAAGTGGGAATTTGCCTGTGACCTGTTGTAATCTGTTTTCTCCCTGGTGCCCAGAGCTGAAGAGGTCCCTGTACGCGTTGTTCTCACAGTTTGGTCATGTGGTCGACATTGTGGCTTTAAAGACCATGAAGATGAGAGGACAGGCATTTGTTATATTTAAAGAACTTGGATCATCCACCAATGCCTTGAGACAGCTACAAGGCTTTCCATTTTATGGGAAACCAATG catATTCAGTATGCAAAAACAGACTCTGATATCATCTCTGAAATGCGTGGGACTTTTGctgataaggaaaaaagaaaggaaaagaagaaagccaAAACTCTGGAACAGTCAGCAAATGCACCAAATAAAAAAGTTATCCAG GGAGCAACACAGAATTCAGCCAGTGCCCCAAGGACTACACCACAGAATCAG GTGCCTGATAACCCACCAAACTATATCCTTTTCCTTAATAATTTGCCTGAGGAAACAAATGAGATGATGCTGTCCATGTTATTTAATCA GTTTCCTGGATTCAAAGAAGTACGCTTAGTGCCGGGGCGCCAAGACATCGCATTCGTGGAGTTTGAAAACGAGAACCAAGCAGGGGCTGCTCGAGACGCTCTCCAGGGATTCAAGATCCGTCCATCTCATGCCATGAAAATCACCTATGCAAAGAAATAA